The nucleotide window TAGGCTGTAATCGCAACATTGTTTCAAAAGTCATTGATGTCAAACAAGAAATTGTCTCTAAGGACAATGTTTCGAGACGCTTTGAAGTGCTGATTATTTAACAAATACAGACGCCGTAGCTGGACTATCCGCCCTCAGTTTTCGCAAATGCAGGTGAATAGCAACAAGGCAGATCGCCCAGACTGAAAAGGTCAGCGGAAAGCGGAAGGTCCAAAGGGGCATGTAGGCACCGATAAGCGTGCCGGGCCCAGGGAACAGGCACGTTCCTGCGAGGCCGCCGGCTAAAGAAGGAGCGAGCACGGCGGCAAAGACAGACAAATACCATCCATTTCGCCCCGGTCGTCCATACCAGCCGGAAAATACGAAGCCGGCACCCAATCCGCCGATGCCGCCCAAAACGACCGCCAGGAAAGGGTCGATGAGCATCGTTCCCTGAGGCTCTTCCTGTTTGAGCATCCAGGCAACAGAATAGGCGACCAGAAGGCCGGCGAGTGCGCACTCTGAAGCGCCGATCCAGCGCCGATTGTCGTGACGGAACCAGAGCCAGGGTTGAAACGTGTCTTCGGTCATATCTTGCTCCCAGTTGCAGACTGCAGGTCTGTCTATCGGGCAACCTTTGAGGCCCTTGGGAGAAAGTCGGCAGTTTTTCTGCATATGAGCGCAGCTGCCGAAAACGGTCTTCTGCAACTGATGTTGGAGGGTCAGCGCTGATCTGTTTTGGCCGGAGACAGCCAACCCTGGTAGTGAACGAGCTCTCCGAACCATGGCAGTGAGATCTTCACATCAAACCGGAAGCGACCGTCCAATTCATATTCACTGGCTTCGCTGACGGGAAGAAGCCACAAGGGCAGCGGTATGCCAAACACTGTGCCGCGAGAGACCGGGTAGCGAAGCTTTGTTCCGGTGCGCGTCAGGTCGATCTCAAATCGCATCGGTCCGAAGCGCTCGTAAACATGGCCTTGGCCCAATCGGTCTCTTGGCGACAGTACCGATCTGAAGATCTTTCCGCCAAAGTTGCGTTGCCAGACCTCTTTGCCACCGCGTCGTTCAATCGTCACTTCAACAGGCGTTCGGTCATGTGCTGGTGGAAACCCAATGATGTTGCAAAGGATATTGCCTACAAGGGAGCGTCCACGAGACACTTTGGCTTCACCTATCCAACGATGCCGATCAAACACCGTATGAAGTGCCTGAACTGACCCTGGCAAGGAATTGAATTCATTGCCCAACGCCCTTTGAAACACCGTTGGGCTTGGGTCGGCAGCGTTGAAACACCTAACCTCAAGTCCTGCAATGGCAGGTTCTATCTCGTTGAGTTTGATTTCACCAAGGCAGGCGCGCGCGCCCGGTACTACTTGCCTGTCCAACAGGCGTACACACAGAACTTCAGCGGCAATCGCGGGCACTTGAGGCCCGTCTCCTTTTTCTGCGATCAATGTCCAGCTTTTGCTGAGTGGAGCGCCTTGAGGATCGAGACCGGACAATTTGACCTCCATGCCGCCACGATCGGACCCGAAGGGCTTCAGGGTCTTCGCTGCAAGCTGGAGAGGCCGTGCCATTGGAACAAGAGAATTTATGAGTTTCAGCCGAACTCCCAAGGAAAGCAGCCAGAGCCCGAGATGCATGACGGAAAGTTCCAGTCCGGCACGAAACAGTACAGTCCCCGCCTCAAAATGCTTTGGAAAGAGCACAAGGTCGGGAGCGCCGATAAGAGAAGACCAACGGAGAGGAAGGCCGTCTTGCCCGGCGGGACCGATTTTCCGGCGAGACAGTCCTGACCAACCGGTGAAAGTTTCGATCTGTCCTGAACGGGTGACAACAAGCGGATGTCCTGCCTGTGCCAGGAT belongs to Roseibium porphyridii and includes:
- a CDS encoding SDR family oxidoreductase; its protein translation is MTETVSPKRIVILGGYGVFGGKLAAALLRKNTFDVIVAGRSLAKAEAFCRKNGGKPVQLDSSAEDFEDSLARLLPFVIVDAAGPFQSYQEGDYRGAQAALKAGSHYLDFSDDAEFTMGISCLDELAKKRELVLLSGVSSVPALSSSAVDALRSAFSRLDLIETTLLPGNKAPRGLSVIQAILAQAGHPLVVTRSGQIETFTGWSGLSRRKIGPAGQDGLPLRWSSLIGAPDLVLFPKHFEAGTVLFRAGLELSVMHLGLWLLSLGVRLKLINSLVPMARPLQLAAKTLKPFGSDRGGMEVKLSGLDPQGAPLSKSWTLIAEKGDGPQVPAIAAEVLCVRLLDRQVVPGARACLGEIKLNEIEPAIAGLEVRCFNAADPSPTVFQRALGNEFNSLPGSVQALHTVFDRHRWIGEAKVSRGRSLVGNILCNIIGFPPAHDRTPVEVTIERRGGKEVWQRNFGGKIFRSVLSPRDRLGQGHVYERFGPMRFEIDLTRTGTKLRYPVSRGTVFGIPLPLWLLPVSEASEYELDGRFRFDVKISLPWFGELVHYQGWLSPAKTDQR